One window from the genome of Pelodictyon luteolum DSM 273 encodes:
- a CDS encoding acyltransferase family protein codes for MIEKTSTRNIPIDTLRGIACIMLVAYHVIGISPESGLRLSEGLLKDTNEMFAYIRMPLFTFLSGLVYGWRPFAGTWKAFMNGKIQRLIIPMLFVGTGFAILQAVTPGTNNPIEDWKYLHIKPVAHYWFIESLFIIFLIILALEHFKVLATRRGFALAYLGSVTAFLSNIGTIWFSLAGVFYLLPYFLAGLYCTRFPLKFKYSQITGFIIIIVTVLFLILYSQQYIDDRRSFLALFVGTVACIALLLTQSRSEWLASIGYYSYSIYLFHVFFTAAARIGLMHIGVSDITFLFLAGTAAGITGPILTETLANKHNLLRTTLLGKKPLPKN; via the coding sequence ATGATAGAAAAAACCAGCACGCGCAATATTCCGATCGATACGCTGAGAGGCATCGCATGCATCATGCTCGTTGCCTACCATGTTATCGGCATATCACCGGAAAGCGGACTCAGGCTGAGTGAGGGACTCCTGAAAGATACGAATGAAATGTTCGCCTATATCCGCATGCCTTTATTTACGTTTCTTTCGGGTCTCGTCTATGGCTGGCGACCATTCGCTGGAACATGGAAAGCTTTTATGAATGGCAAGATCCAACGACTGATCATTCCGATGTTGTTCGTCGGAACCGGCTTTGCCATTCTTCAAGCCGTCACTCCCGGCACAAACAACCCTATTGAAGATTGGAAATATCTGCATATCAAACCAGTTGCCCATTACTGGTTCATTGAATCGCTTTTTATCATCTTTCTGATCATTCTCGCGCTCGAACACTTCAAAGTGCTCGCCACCAGACGGGGCTTTGCGCTGGCCTACCTGGGATCGGTCACAGCTTTTCTATCCAACATCGGAACAATATGGTTTTCCCTTGCCGGGGTCTTCTACCTCTTGCCCTATTTCCTTGCCGGTCTTTATTGCACCCGATTCCCCCTGAAATTCAAATACTCTCAAATAACAGGGTTCATCATCATCATAGTGACCGTACTCTTCCTGATACTGTACAGCCAGCAGTATATCGATGACCGCCGCTCTTTTCTGGCTCTTTTCGTTGGCACGGTTGCATGTATCGCACTCCTGCTTACGCAAAGCCGCTCGGAATGGCTTGCCAGCATCGGCTATTACTCTTACTCCATCTACCTCTTTCATGTATTCTTTACTGCAGCAGCAAGAATAGGGCTTATGCATATCGGAGTTTCAGATATCACATTCCTTTTTCTTGCAGGAACAGCTGCAGGAATTACCGGCCCCATACTGACAGAAACCCTGGCAAACAAACATAACCTGCTCAGAACAACACTTCTGGGAAAGAAACCCCTGCCAAAGAATTGA
- a CDS encoding WecB/TagA/CpsF family glycosyltransferase, translated as MPQEHTLIQKKAISILNIDIKSITEPELLCKLERGMLVTPNIDHLFHLQKNRKFYEAYQSAEWVICDSRIIYFLSKLFPESLPEAIPGSSFLRSFYMHHKNDLECKIFLLGAAEGVGRKAMENINRKAGRKIVIGAHSPSYGFEKNETECDEIVNLINNSGATVLVVGAGGVKQEIWLAQYRHRMPNVKLFMALGATIDFEAGNVRRAPMMIRKIGMEWLYRLMMEPKRMYRRYLVNDPIFFFHFAKQLRGTYINPFSA; from the coding sequence ATGCCACAGGAACATACACTCATCCAAAAGAAAGCGATATCGATACTTAATATCGACATCAAAAGCATTACCGAACCAGAACTGCTTTGCAAACTTGAACGCGGCATGCTGGTCACCCCGAATATAGACCACCTTTTCCACCTCCAGAAAAACAGGAAATTTTACGAAGCGTATCAATCAGCAGAATGGGTCATCTGCGACAGCCGGATCATTTACTTCCTTTCGAAGCTTTTTCCGGAATCGCTGCCGGAAGCCATTCCAGGATCAAGCTTCCTTCGCTCATTCTACATGCATCATAAAAATGATCTGGAATGCAAAATCTTCCTTCTTGGAGCAGCAGAAGGTGTAGGCCGAAAGGCTATGGAGAACATCAACAGGAAAGCCGGAAGGAAGATTGTCATCGGAGCGCACTCACCCTCCTATGGATTCGAGAAAAATGAAACAGAATGCGATGAAATCGTCAATCTCATCAACAACTCAGGGGCAACCGTCCTTGTGGTGGGAGCCGGAGGGGTAAAACAGGAAATCTGGCTTGCACAGTACAGACATAGAATGCCAAATGTCAAACTTTTCATGGCACTCGGGGCAACAATCGACTTTGAAGCCGGAAATGTCAGGAGAGCGCCCATGATGATTCGAAAAATCGGCATGGAATGGCTCTATCGACTGATGATGGAACCGAAAAGAATGTATAGGCGCTACCTGGTCAACGACCCGATATTCTTTTTTCATTTCGCAAAACAATTGCGAGGCACCTATATCAATCCGTTTAGCGCATAA
- a CDS encoding DUF4114 domain-containing protein, with protein sequence MRIYFVGEGAGYDNTLGFTSTTGDRSLIFPEASVNPSYNNATDLTKAAANVNFPLVPGDFVDLGSFEAGAQLDFFLIANGANGGTTTFSTDATTSPDGLTHAISWAPADSPYLLIGFEDLLGGGDGDFNDLLFAVAIQPLTTAPEPSTMLLLTSFLLVVLYLRHSSRFSPHSDPEQYPRIN encoded by the coding sequence GTGAGAATATATTTTGTAGGAGAGGGGGCCGGATATGACAACACTCTCGGATTCACCAGTACGACGGGCGATCGAAGCCTCATATTTCCCGAGGCCTCCGTCAATCCATCATACAACAACGCAACCGATCTCACAAAGGCCGCAGCCAATGTGAACTTTCCTCTCGTACCGGGAGACTTCGTCGACCTGGGCAGCTTTGAAGCAGGCGCACAACTCGACTTTTTCCTCATCGCCAACGGCGCCAACGGCGGCACGACGACCTTTTCCACAGACGCAACGACAAGTCCCGACGGCTTGACCCATGCCATATCATGGGCTCCAGCTGACAGCCCATACCTTCTGATCGGATTCGAAGACCTTCTTGGTGGAGGTGACGGTGATTTCAACGATCTGCTGTTCGCCGTTGCGATCCAGCCGTTGACAACCGCGCCAGAACCCTCGACCATGCTTCTTCTCACCAGCTTCCTGCTTGTCGTTCTCTATCTGCGGCATAGCAGCCGGTTTTCTCCGCATAGTGATCCAGAACAATACCCTCGAATCAACTAA
- a CDS encoding tetratricopeptide repeat protein — protein MKQHRTVRLIIIGALILLTGGGVYFGLPAIRAVIKESRDKTAYTEAKTFLNDQRAAKAFEIIRMRDSSVPDSNSEWLHLEIEALSALGNVGRLSALYDRHPEAFMQHEKGSMIVARAMLATGDMKSYVTFRKAWESQEKQPELWFALDVDALILQQDTAGALKLLRSRSFEGQADAARLNRLALLTAGGNLQQAWQYLEQAYSVAPKNPDVRSFRAQILERMGKEKMARVEYVAAHLALPDNPLYRDQLAEFYRRRGQIGLAVQTWARDLNERSADFIRLKALFWSRVTTPASIGKTDPADIYGELAPLVIYLQELPEGQFWDDGLFEKEVAKGQMVLERRQEAYWLRILEALRNKEEEKCYDIILVHPFKRSSWNPDLEKALERLLAYRLEKPQPMDANAFGASGRNTEQRHQLFEQLERIAMREKPDPKLDRLLHSDEAFAAVFMAGGWMEAALQLRGKGAIPEGIPDWYIYGVTQSLRFNRDAKAALAFARSQRPTPEMTLLTGEILLANKERAASIEMLEPLTKSKSAIGYRAAWLQSLAYLDQKATLKARNALQRQPELFSSTAGKEILARIALAEGEPEKARAIYTSLADRSAEAKAYLAMLAYRQKDWNTCKILTMELIKEFPDRMELQANLAAINKAEKENRQ, from the coding sequence ATGAAACAGCACCGGACCGTGCGGCTCATCATCATCGGGGCCCTCATCCTCTTGACGGGTGGCGGCGTGTATTTCGGTCTTCCCGCCATACGCGCAGTCATCAAGGAATCAAGAGACAAAACTGCATACACAGAGGCAAAAACCTTTCTCAACGACCAAAGGGCGGCAAAAGCATTCGAGATCATCCGGATGAGGGACAGCTCCGTTCCCGACAGTAACAGCGAATGGCTCCACCTCGAAATAGAGGCCCTCAGTGCACTCGGCAATGTTGGGCGCCTGAGCGCTCTGTACGATCGCCATCCCGAAGCGTTCATGCAGCACGAAAAGGGATCGATGATTGTGGCCCGCGCGATGCTTGCAACCGGGGACATGAAAAGCTATGTCACATTCAGAAAAGCATGGGAATCGCAGGAAAAGCAGCCAGAACTCTGGTTTGCTCTCGATGTCGACGCCCTCATCCTTCAACAAGACACGGCCGGAGCCCTGAAGCTCTTGCGCTCCAGATCTTTCGAAGGTCAGGCTGATGCGGCAAGGCTCAACAGGCTTGCTCTGCTAACGGCAGGCGGGAACCTGCAGCAAGCCTGGCAATATCTGGAGCAGGCCTACAGCGTAGCCCCGAAAAATCCTGATGTCCGTTCTTTCAGGGCACAGATACTGGAGCGGATGGGTAAAGAAAAGATGGCCCGGGTTGAATATGTCGCAGCCCACCTCGCCCTTCCGGACAATCCACTCTATCGGGATCAGCTCGCGGAATTCTACCGCCGCCGCGGGCAGATCGGCCTTGCAGTGCAGACATGGGCACGGGATCTCAATGAACGCTCAGCCGATTTCATCAGGCTGAAGGCTCTTTTCTGGAGCAGGGTGACGACACCGGCATCGATTGGCAAAACCGATCCTGCTGACATATATGGAGAGCTTGCGCCACTCGTCATCTACCTGCAAGAGCTTCCTGAGGGGCAATTCTGGGATGATGGCCTGTTCGAAAAAGAAGTTGCCAAAGGCCAGATGGTGCTCGAAAGGCGCCAGGAAGCCTACTGGCTGCGCATCCTGGAAGCTCTCCGGAACAAAGAGGAAGAAAAATGCTACGACATCATTCTCGTCCACCCGTTCAAACGATCGTCCTGGAACCCCGATCTCGAGAAGGCACTGGAACGGCTCCTTGCCTACCGGCTCGAGAAACCCCAGCCGATGGATGCAAATGCGTTTGGTGCAAGTGGCCGCAACACCGAACAGAGACACCAGCTGTTCGAACAGTTGGAACGGATCGCTATGAGGGAAAAACCCGACCCCAAGCTTGACCGCCTCCTGCATAGCGATGAAGCTTTTGCTGCGGTCTTCATGGCAGGCGGCTGGATGGAAGCCGCCCTGCAATTGCGGGGCAAGGGAGCCATACCGGAAGGCATCCCCGACTGGTACATTTACGGAGTGACGCAGTCTCTACGCTTCAACAGGGATGCGAAAGCAGCTCTGGCGTTTGCCCGCAGCCAGCGGCCCACACCGGAAATGACACTGCTGACCGGAGAGATCCTGCTCGCAAACAAGGAGAGAGCTGCCAGTATCGAAATGCTCGAGCCACTGACCAAGAGCAAATCTGCGATTGGCTACCGCGCAGCATGGCTGCAGAGCCTTGCCTATCTGGACCAAAAAGCGACCCTCAAAGCCCGGAATGCACTCCAGCGCCAACCCGAACTATTCAGCAGTACGGCAGGCAAAGAAATTCTGGCCCGCATCGCGCTTGCTGAAGGAGAACCCGAAAAAGCCCGCGCCATCTATACATCGCTGGCAGACCGGTCGGCCGAAGCCAAAGCCTACCTGGCCATGCTCGCATACCGCCAGAAAGACTGGAATACCTGCAAAATCCTGACCATGGAGCTGATCAAAGAGTTTCCAGACAGAATGGAGCTTCAGGCCAACCTCGCGGCCATCAACAAAGCCGAGAAGGAGAACCGGCAATGA
- a CDS encoding PEP-CTERM sorting domain-containing protein (PEP-CTERM proteins occur, often in large numbers, in the proteomes of bacteria that also encode an exosortase, a predicted intramembrane cysteine proteinase. The presence of a PEP-CTERM domain at a protein's C-terminus predicts cleavage within the sorting domain, followed by covalent anchoring to some some component of the (usually Gram-negative) cell surface. Many PEP-CTERM proteins exhibit an unusual sequence composition that includes large numbers of potential glycosylation sites. Expression of one such protein has been shown restore the ability of a bacterium to form floc, a type of biofilm.) — protein MHPSIAADGPVPNKAVKKLPATLLLAGLLLAGPLSATGLTATDTDPFNATYLETLQDNLGLNLYERESIGDIPLVSLDPSSISLTTTSGVRVYYIGTTSNYINTLGYSTNDGAVAPIFKTSFSTFDRNRLMPGDFIDLGNVEGGSQLDFYMTTNLGFTRTNTVSTSDMIEHAVAYAISDSPYLLLGFEDTISDWIGGADFNDLLFAVDIGAANVSAMTAAPEPSTLLILGSFLLMVAFLRNRQRIVAPKCSQA, from the coding sequence ATGCATCCCTCAATAGCAGCAGATGGACCGGTTCCGAACAAAGCAGTCAAGAAACTCCCCGCAACCCTCCTCCTTGCGGGACTACTCCTTGCAGGCCCGCTTTCAGCAACCGGACTCACAGCAACTGATACGGATCCCTTCAATGCGACCTATCTGGAAACATTGCAAGACAATCTTGGTCTAAACCTTTACGAGAGGGAAAGCATTGGTGACATTCCTCTCGTCAGTCTGGACCCCTCGAGTATCAGTCTGACAACGACCTCCGGTGTGAGGGTCTATTATATAGGCACGACCTCCAATTATATCAACACATTGGGATACAGCACCAATGATGGAGCTGTCGCACCCATTTTCAAGACGAGCTTCAGTACATTCGACAGAAACCGCCTGATGCCGGGGGATTTCATTGATCTGGGTAATGTGGAAGGTGGTTCACAGCTCGATTTTTACATGACCACCAATCTGGGCTTCACCCGCACCAATACCGTTTCCACAAGCGACATGATTGAGCATGCCGTCGCCTACGCAATAAGTGACAGCCCCTATCTTCTCCTCGGTTTCGAGGACACCATCAGCGACTGGATTGGAGGAGCGGACTTCAACGATCTGCTCTTCGCCGTTGATATCGGAGCAGCGAATGTCTCCGCCATGACCGCCGCGCCTGAACCCTCGACCCTGCTCATTCTCGGCAGCTTCCTGCTCATGGTGGCATTTCTCAGAAACCGCCAGCGCATCGTGGCCCCTAAATGCTCCCAGGCATGA
- a CDS encoding archaeosortase/exosortase family protein encodes MTARDYPIIAALLILALFIWIHDLSWMMQPADTLPILLAIPCMFWLGSPWKFLPGAFRVPTGGLAVTTGAFITGIVTGWMFLLAISWTVLLWSWLSIRIEPADRRRIAKLLILPMMAFPWLLLDAQAVGWWFRLSGSWAAGEFFSLTGFHVVQDGTRLLIQGLPVEVTAACSGMHSLQSMLIAGSALAYIILGHHPIYWINLPLLVVISWIANTVRIVAIALAALAVSPEFAAGLFHEWGGWGVLILMFGLCWAIFTLQRTLLNNKTAQA; translated from the coding sequence ATGACAGCTCGCGATTACCCAATCATCGCTGCGCTCTTGATTCTGGCCCTCTTCATCTGGATACACGATCTATCATGGATGATGCAGCCGGCCGACACCCTCCCCATTCTTCTGGCCATACCCTGTATGTTCTGGCTCGGAAGCCCCTGGAAATTCCTTCCCGGAGCGTTCCGTGTGCCGACAGGAGGCCTTGCCGTCACGACAGGGGCTTTCATTACCGGCATCGTAACAGGCTGGATGTTTCTTCTGGCCATCAGCTGGACCGTTCTGCTCTGGAGCTGGCTCTCAATCCGTATCGAACCCGCGGACCGGCGACGGATCGCAAAACTGCTGATCCTGCCGATGATGGCGTTCCCATGGCTCCTGCTGGACGCTCAGGCCGTTGGCTGGTGGTTCAGGCTTTCTGGCAGCTGGGCAGCTGGAGAGTTCTTCTCTCTTACAGGGTTCCATGTGGTCCAGGACGGAACCAGGCTGCTGATACAGGGCCTGCCTGTTGAGGTGACGGCCGCCTGCTCGGGAATGCATTCCCTGCAGTCGATGCTGATTGCCGGTTCGGCACTCGCCTATATCATTCTCGGCCACCACCCGATTTACTGGATCAACCTTCCGCTGCTGGTCGTCATCTCATGGATTGCCAACACGGTGCGCATCGTAGCCATCGCTCTGGCGGCTCTTGCTGTGTCGCCCGAATTCGCTGCAGGCCTGTTCCATGAATGGGGCGGCTGGGGCGTACTGATCCTAATGTTCGGGCTATGCTGGGCTATCTTCACCCTGCAGAGAACCCTTCTGAATAATAAAACCGCACAAGCATAA